The stretch of DNA CGCGCGCGGAGGTCCTGACACCCTTTCCGAAACGGTCGAGAAATCTTCCACCCATAACTGAGGTCCAGCCGGATGCCGAAGCGATGATGAGCTTCGACAAGGCCGACAGCATATACCCTCCCGTCATAAAGGGTTTTCTTTTCCCGGACCGGTCGGAAAAGTAGCCGGAAAAGATGCGAAGGAGGTTGGCGGTAGATTCGGCGATGCCCTCGATGAGGCCTACGATGGTCACGGGCGCGTTAAGGACAGCGACGAGAAAGATCGGGATTACCGGGTAGACCATCTCCGAAGAGATATCGTTGAAAAAACTGACAAGGCTGATAGCGACTATATTCCGGTTGATGCCGCGGAAGGTCCTCTTCATTATGCCTTTGTTCCGTGATGGTGATGAATGGTATTCCCGTGTTCCCCGTCGTAGCGCGCAGTAGGTATAAGACCGGTTCCGATAACAATGCAAACAATACCAAAAAGAACAACGTATTTATAACGGAT from Syntrophorhabdaceae bacterium encodes:
- a CDS encoding MFS transporter; the encoded protein is MKRTFRGINRNIVAISLVSFFNDISSEMVYPVIPIFLVAVLNAPVTIVGLIEGIAESTANLLRIFSGYFSDRSGKRKPFMTGGYMLSALSKLIIASASGWTSVMGGRFLDRFGKGVRTSAR